One window from the genome of Diabrotica virgifera virgifera chromosome 6, PGI_DIABVI_V3a encodes:
- the LOC126886592 gene encoding uncharacterized protein LOC126886592 — MKLLEEATRNLKKLVEKATRNSKMLLKRFDETSQIIKDVCSQNNEKFESVSQKIDETFKEVCRQNNEKLEEVCKQNNEEFEEVSRTFDKIQKSVDDNKEMLEEKIKQLETMVTNTKVLPSVNAVVLAVEEKIKELESMITDTKVQPSVNAVALDPVVKDELPRDEMSHNMRFKLPPFDGKSSWSIYLRQFEAIATANHWTEQEKAVSLTAALRGDAADILRSIPKGQENCYQTLFTRLEKRYGDAHLQQVYKAQLRSRSQRASENLQEFEADVARVVRLAYPEVPDSVLEEIAVDAFVNWLKDNELQKALRLARPKVLDEALAIALEHETASQTSRGHRVRTIEESDEHNDERLEEMIRRVLSNQMPKRREPRCWNCGDVGHIRRNCKKIVQPSEN; from the coding sequence atgaaacttctagaagaagcgacgagaaacttgaagaagttagtagaaaaagcgacgagaaattcgaaaatgttgcttaaaagattcgatgagacttctcaaataattaaagacgtatgtagtcaaaacaatgagaaattcgaaagtgtttctcaaaagattgatgaaacttttaaagaggtctgtaggcaaaacaacgaaaaacttgaagaagtttgtaaacagaacaatgaggaatttgaagaagtttctagaacattcgataagatacagaaaagtgtagacgacaataaagaaatgttagaagagaagatcaaacaactagagactatggtaaccaatacgaaagttctaccttcagttaatgcagtagttttggccgtagaagagaagatcaaagaattagagagcatgataaccgacacaaaagtgcaaccgtcagttaatgcagtagctttagatcctgtagtgaaagatgaactaccgagagacgaaatgtcgcataatatgagattcaaattaccaccatttgatggaaagtcctcttggtccatataccttagacaattcgaagctattgcgaccgccaatcattggaccgaacaggaaaaggctgtttccttgactgctgctttacgaggtgatgctgcagatatattaaggtcaattcccaagggtcaagaaaattgttaccagaccttgttcactcgtctagaaaaacgctatggagatgcccatctacaacaagtatacaaagcacaactgcgaagtagaagtcaacgagcaagtgagaatctgcaagaatttgaagcagatgtggctcgtgtggtgcggttggcttatccagaggtgccagacagcgttttagaagaaattgcagtagatgcCTTCGTCAAttggctgaaagataatgaactacagaaagctttacgactagcaaggccgaaagttttagatgaagcacttgctattgcattggaacacgaaacggctagtcaaacttcacgaggccatagagtaagaaccattgaagaaagtgacgaacacaacgatgaacgtctggaggaaatgatacggagagtattaagtaatcagatgccaaagagacgcgagcctagatgttggaattgtggagacgtaggccacattcgtcgtaattgtaagaagatcgtacagccgtcggaaaactag